CATCAATACATTGATAAATCATACAACACATACTGCTACTCTGCTGGGTATACAGCAAAGGCAAAAACTGAGGGAAcaaatcattttgtttaaagcTTAAATCTCCGACTTCCCGCGGACCCACGCATGCAAGGCGGCGTTTGTATTCATCGACAACTCTAACTAGGGCATACATGGCAGTTAAAGAGGATAATATCCCCGTATATAGGGCTTCAAAGATATATGGAGTGCCTCTTACCACGTTGCGCGATCGCGTAGACAGTAGAGTGTCGGTTGATAGCGTAAAAAATGGACCCGCACCGCTGCTTAGCCTCAGTGAGGAACAGCTACTGGTCGAGCATGTGAAAGGTCTAGCGCGTGTCGGGTACGGGTACACTCGGGCAGAAATATGCTACAAGGCGTCCGACTTCGCTGTTTACCTTGGAAAACGGGGAAGGGAAGAGAAACCACTCAGTCTCAAATGGTTCTATGGCTTCATGGGCAGGTGGCCAGAACTCAAAGTTGTTAAGCCATCCGGACTTCCTGAACAACGAGCAAGGTGTGCTTCTAAGGAAGTGATCCTGAACTACTTTGAAGAACTGAAAACTATCTTCGACAAGTACGAGTTGCACAACAAACCTCACCTTGTGTACAACATCGACGAAAAGGgtataaataccgaatatagACCACCAAATATTGTAGCTGGCTTCGATGCAAGTCCTCAAGTGGTGATGGCCGAACGATCGAAAACGGTGACAGTGATCGGCGGAGGAAATGCTCTTGGTGACCAGATACCGCCATTCTTTGTATTTCCCGGTCAACGGATGCTACCGGAGCTTATGGTCGGAAAGAGTGAAGGGACTGAAGGCATGATGACGCAATCTGGTTGGTCAAACAGCGAAGTGTTTCTTCGCTATATGAAGACACACTTCTTGAAATATGCCATGGGACGCAACCAAGAAGATACCACATTGGTGTTGTACGATGGCCACAAGAGTCACATCTCCATTGAACTCATTGAATGGGCAAAAGAGAACAGAATAATACTATTCGTTCTACCACCTCACTGTTCCCATATTTTAAAGCCCATGGATGTCGGTTGTTTCGGCCCATTCCAAAAGAAATACAACCAGGAATGTTTAACGTACTCCAGACTGCACCACCAATGTGTGACCCGGTACGATGTTTGCAAATTGGCGTGCAAAGCATACACTGTAGCTCTGTCGCATGTCAACTTGCAAGCATCGTTCAGGAAGACTGGAATTTATCCGTTGCAGAATGCCATTGATGCGGTGACTAGTCTTGGCGATGCCATAGCACCTTCAGAGCTGTATGCAGCCACCTGTGAAAAGCTGGCTTCTGGTGCGGATAACATTATCCAACATGAGCCTGACATAAACGACGGTGCAAAGTTCTTCAGTGACTTCCCCACTGAAGTTTCGAAGAAAGTGTCCAAACCCCGCCGAAATATCCACAAG
This is a stretch of genomic DNA from Dreissena polymorpha isolate Duluth1 chromosome 7, UMN_Dpol_1.0, whole genome shotgun sequence. It encodes these proteins:
- the LOC127837569 gene encoding uncharacterized protein LOC127837569: MLRIKLKSPTSRGPTHARRRLYSSTTLTRAYMAVKEDNIPVYRASKIYGVPLTTLRDRVDSRVSVDSVKNGPAPLLSLSEEQLLVEHVKGLARVGYGYTRAEICYKASDFAVYLGKRGREEKPLSLKWFYGFMGRWPELKVVKPSGLPEQRARCASKEVILNYFEELKTIFDKYELHNKPHLVYNIDEKGINTEYRPPNIVAGFDASPQVVMAERSKTVTVIGGGNALGDQIPPFFVFPGQRMLPELMVGKSEGTEGMMTQSGWSNSEVFLRYMKTHFLKYAMGRNQEDTTLVLYDGHKSHISIELIEWAKENRIILFVLPPHCSHILKPMDVGCFGPFQKKYNQECLTYSRLHHQCVTRYDVCKLACKAYTVALSHVNLQASFRKTGIYPLQNAIDAVTSLGDAIAPSELYAATCEKLASGADNIIQHEPDINDGAKFFSDFPTEVSKKVSKPRRNIHKLVGGKAMTEDKTFNDVRQYIAESANRPSTAGKATTTGSPVAGPSRAIQTSDDDSMSLDEDVTDDEKCCVCKKYNCTSKDGQSLAIYTWAQCDVCQHWTHLKYCTPVRVVRRNTSFKCPCC